The genomic window ATCAGGATACTAACTTGAGAATTTGAGCAAACCAACTTAGCGTTGGCCGTCGCCGGTACTTGTCGTCATCAAAATCAATCTGTGTGACAGAGCTGTGACCTCCGTCCCGCGTGTCATAGATCTTTCTTGGTGACGATGCTGAGGAGTAACAGCAATAATTCTGTTAATCTTTCACCACAAGAGGCAACATAGTATGTTAAATGATGGGCAAAAAAGGTGACCTAAAATCATTTCAAACATTTCAGGGCACTTAAAGAAAGACATGCAGGGCTTTAAAAGCAGTTGGTGAGAGCAGATTCAGAGGACTTTCCATTGCTTTACCTGCGTGTAGTGTAACTGTGTCACAGGCAGTGGCATTGGTGAAGTTAACCACAGTGTGCTCCTGCAGTTTTGGATCCCCGTTTTTACGAGGACCTCCGAGGTCCTCCTGTGCTGGAGGTGAGACAGAATTTGGTGGAGGGCTGAGGCTGGTGTTGTAAGAGTGGCTGGGGTAAATGTTACTTTGTTCTTGTGCTGAAGGAAGAAATAAAGAGTGTTTAATTTTACTACTTTAATAATACTGCATAATAAACAGCTACAAACAGCCCCTAATAAATATGCACATCTTGTTAATTACTATAAAGTAAACATTAAGGCTCACCATCAAATGTTGACCAGTCGGTGTAATCAGTGACATCATGAGCTGTGGTCTCCTCAAGGCCCCCAATGGGCTCTTCAATCTGTCAAAGGTAACATTTTATTAGTAACTTAGAAAATTAAATCTGTATGATTTGTGCGTTAAATACAATCAGAAAATGCACAATTCcgaatgtgtatttttttgagCGATTGGGTTGGTTTAGTTGATTACTGAAAACTTACTATATCTGTTCGTCAACTACCTTTTGTCCATGACAAAGACAAGACGATGACGAGACGGCTCAAAACCATTTAACCCTAACTTTGACTACGTATATCAAAATGCAAGGCTGTCAACGAACAAGATGAGACTAAAATGTAATTTAGAGAATAACAACTTAACATGAAATTATCTTGTTTGCTGACAAAAAAGACGCTtaaattgtttttgtcagtgcagcagttccacttcctgtgCTGTGTCTGCTTTATCAAAACTACACCACAGAGCACACGAAGCACagtccaatgcattgttcttctgggaaacctttggttctggcattcatgtggataccacctgacatgttccacccactcaaacaccattgcagaccaagtacccccccctcatggcaacagtactccccaatggcagtggccccccagcaggataatgcaccatgccacactacaaaaactgtttacaaatggcctgtggagcgtgacaaaaagctcaaggtgtcgacctggcttctaaattccccaggtcccaatctgctcaaggattcttgtgatgtgccgatatcccagatgtacccctaatccaaggtggggcctccttggatcggacTGACCTGTTgcggcatggacacaggatctctgggtgtcctgtggtgtctggcaccagtgcgttagtggcagatccatttagtccagtgggttgttAGGTGAAGTTACGGTACGTGCCAtagatgctcattcagattgggatctggggaatttggaggccatgttgacactttgaggtctctgtcacattccttgggccattcctgagcgatgtctgcagtgtggcatggtgcattatcctgctgggaggccactgccactggggagtactgttgccatgaggggcgggtacttggtctgcaatgatgcttgagtgggtggaacatgtcaggtggtatctgATCAGTGGTActcaaaggtttcccagcaaaACAATGCACTGTCTAATTGTTCTGTTATCGCCAAACAAGGGATGTAACATTAATAGGCCCTTACCAGCGGCAGCCCTAAACCAGCTCTGGCCCAGTTAACAGACGACAGCTGTTCTTTCAGCACATCAGCAATTGGGCTGGCAAGGTTGGAAGGGGGGAACACTGGACCCTGACAGGTGGGACACTGGTATCCCGCTGGAGCCGTATGGAGGGGCAGCCGAGAGGCCAAGTTATTAAGACAGGACCAGTGGAACACATCTGTGGTGGAAAAAGAAAGAATTCACATCAAAGCAAAAAGGACAGGATGTCATTTTGTTGAATAGCAAAATTCCATTGACCTACAATGTTACGCATTTATAGATACAACAGTGTAATTCTGTAATCTTACCGTAGCAGACGAGCCTGACGGTGTCTTGAGCATTCAGCGGAGTATTACACAGAGTGCAGTTGGGGTTGTAGTCGCTGTCCTGGAGCCATTGCAAATATGACTGCACGATACACTGAAGGGCAGCGAGCGGAAACGCAGAATTTTAATGTGGTGTTACAAGCTTTGTACAAACATACATCAGGTGATACTTGTTCACTCACTGACCTTGTTGTGGTTGGAGACCAGGCAATgctcacacacatttacacgaTGTTCGAAGCAGAATAAATTGGTCACCTTTCTCTTTGGACACTTGCAGAGACCCATAGCCACCTGTGTTGTGTGGaggacagacaaacaaatgCAGGTTTGTTTTGGATGTATACAACAGACTGAGAGAGAGGATCCTTGTTCTCCTCTCTCTGTAAATTACAGACCGTCCTGCTGTTTAGTATGAGCAGAAGCTACAAGCAAgacaaatgtgttttcattgtctagcaaaatgacattaaaaggTTTGCTCTGAATGTATGTATCCCGAGGCTAATGTTCCCTTTAATACAAAGTAGAGCAACAAAACGGAGGCAAAGACTGACATGACTTTATCTCATCTCTTTTTTCCTGACAGCCAGAATATTTCCTCAGACACAATTGCCGTTGGCATATTTTTGAGTGTGACCACTTTGAGTGTCATGAGCTGACTCGCTTACAAAGTAATGAGAAGAGTTTGAACCTCAAAGTGTTGTGCGATGTGTGCAACTCTTCTGCCAAACCACTTACATTAAAGATAATCACAAATATTCAACGTGAGCAAAGGAAAATAATCATAATGTCAACATGTATGTTACATATTGTGGTTTGAAGATACTGACATAAATGTGTCAATCTTCAGACACTTTGCCATGTCATATAAAACAAGGTACATATCTCTGTCTTGGGCAATCAGTGTGATGAAGTATATATTCGTCAGGTAGTTCATTTGCTGGTTTAGCCAAATACAGTCATTCTTGTTTTGTTGATTTCTTTTCTtcctgactgattttttttcatgattttgggcgcAACTTCCACTGAGATAGTggaagtagcagtaagctagttagccCCATAGACTGTCtggttagtcccagtggctactcttggtggctaacCGTCAACGCTGGTTCTTTTCCaaagtaatttgccttcagtttagcaaatacttatttattttttaacaaatatttaactaatgttaacttagcattttttaaaatgtccttgcagagctctggtacctgttgcactgtccgtgtcttcagcaactgtgtgttgaacatgtgaCCAGAACAAAAAGAGATTGCTCCTGTTGCCAAAGGTACCgttgatatgagaaataaaaccacaagagttTCACAGACATAGtgaaaaagtattaaatcagaatCTGCAGAAGAGAATGACACCTACACTGACAGGTCCGTCACTCAGCGTCAGTACAGTTCATTTTACttggagctacagttaatactgaattatgttaaatgtttgctgaATGTGTTAGTGTCTCTTAATAAGCCATcagaaatcataaatcatctttagaaggagcagatTTTACCTTAAGCTAGCTCAGGCCATGTTAACAATAGGGcaagttaacaatattttatGAGAGCAAGGCAAACTAATTACTAGCATGCTcggttgaaaaggaaaaaaaaaaaacaatgctttgagatggctgtcagagatggcagaggtatgatcacataatcCTGTTCAAGCTTTAACAGAtggtgtgttccatgttttatttcacaataGGCTCTGTGCACAGAGCCTATTGCTCTTGGAAAGAAGAATAGagcactgtaaacaaactgttaccGTTGGAAATCGCTGGTTTGAGTTCAGCACCGAAAGTTGCACCTATAATTCATGCAAAgtatcatgggggctaggaataaggtggataggctTCTCATATTTAACTGACATTTTCTGAGATTAATATTAAAATGGCTTCTCAATCACTGCCTTTCAGTTCCCCAATTTTGGTTTGTTTAGTTATTACTGTGTTGAATTTAAGCCTTGGTTCATGCTACAGGTAGTTTAGGTTAACATCCACATTTTCCTCACACCCAACAGCCTTGCTACACCACTGACTGCTGACTTAATAAATCATAGTTTGCTTACGTTGAATTATCTTTAACAAATGTCTTGCTTATGTAAATGGTTGCTTCCCTTCTTTGCATTACTTTTAAACAAGCTGGGCATAACACTTGACAACTAGGCAATAATATCTTGTTTAATGACATTTCTTTCGTTATGTAGACCTGTCTCAGTCTCTTGGTCCATTAGACAACTGTCCATTAGGTTAACGTGCCACATAATTAAGTGGTTATTAATGGCACTCAGCACTGGATGCTACTCATACCATCTATTGGTGGGATTTGTAATTATCTAACTGTAACTGGCTGCACCTCGACTGTTGTGGAGTTGGCAAATTTCACACAAGTTATCGTAAACATTTCAGGTCATAACGAGTCATATTTTCTACTCTACCTCGATGTTTTACACCGAACAAAAATAACAAGTCTTGTCAGCTCAGTCACAACATTTATCTTCAGTAACATTAGCTGCAACTAGGCTCATCCAACATTTACGATTACTAATCAATTCACTGTGCCCTTTAAgagattttaagtttatatcttgaatatcatagaacagaatagaataaATCTTTATTGTCCATCAGGGGTagaaatttgtctttggctcaccagacacaaaagacaacattgtaaaaagcagacaaacagtCTGTAAAATAAACATACAAAGTCAATACTTAACAAATTAGATCAGCTCATTGTCTGTggtttaaaactcatcagtccCTTTGTTGAGTTAAGGATACTGATGGCACTTGGGATGAAGGACTTCTTAAATACTTTTTTAGTTACCAGAGGGACTCTACAGCGCCTCCCAGAGCTCAAGAGCTCAAACTGGCTAAAGAGAGGACGGGAGCTATCTGCCAAGATACTCCTCACTTTCTTCCTCGTCCTTTGTGTAAGGAGTTGAGTCAAGGGTTTTTGTGGCATGCCAACTATTTTACCTGCCATTGTCACAATCCTAGAGAATTTATTCTTGAATGTACAGTTAACATGACCATACCAGGCAGGGAGGAGAAAAGTTAAAGCACTCTCAACCAAAGTTTTGTACACTAATTCTAAAACAATGATCCAAATTTCAAGAACAacaatttagtttagttttcctcacagaaatgaatgaaatgctgagatatAGGTGAACTGTGACCTGTCGCGCTGGAGCCATGCTCTTTAGCCAATCTCAAGTGGCTcctggtggctttgacagaccaaaaaatgtaattgcaatgacaaacctttttttgtttgttttttcatttatctctgttgtaggcctaaagaaaTTCTTACATTCTCCAACTGTCAAACTGTGTAGCCTATGCagcaaattgaaaaaaataaatgtcttaaCATTTTATTCGTGTACGAcctggcaccttttcctctACATTTTGCTGACACTCAAATAGTGTTGGTGACTCTTTAGTGTCCCAGCTAGGCCAcctatggattccaaatccaaaaaaagtaaaagctttACAATGAGAAAATCGAGGATTGAATAGTGCCAGGACAAATTTGTTAACTTTCACCGCAAACGCTGCATAGTTGAAGTACCAAAAATCAGAAaaagcccactgcagagtagccatcTTGTGGTAACACATACTGTTGAATGCTCATTTACACCATTAGTAATCATCGTTATGTGGCTCCAGAGTCAGACAGATTTTTCTTATCAAAAATGGTTCTTTTGATAATAAGCCTTGCCAACCCCTGCTCTAGGTAAATATCCCAACATATTATATTATGGattaaaattaaatcaacaCCTAAAATGACTGGTTTCTCCCTTTCAATATTCTCCCAACACTCCTACAGTGTTGCACAATCCCCCGAAATATGTGTAAATTATTCCACAGCCTCTCCTGCATACACTACATTGTGTTGATAGGGTAATGTTTATGATCTCCATATTGTGATTATGCATCATTATTTAAGCTGAGGAAACTCCAACAAACCCGGACATCAGTTGAGGGGTCCTAAAACACCTTACCTTAACTTTCCAGTTAAACCCCCTCCGCCTGTTTGTGGTCTTGTGGCTACTTAAGTGAATTCCCACCCATTAGTCACCCTGTATTATCACATTAGCTTCTCCTGCTCCTATTTTACTTTAATATAAGAGGTATCTAATGGATTATCTAACTGCAAACCGTATGGATTTTATAAAATTGAACCTACTGCCATGTCACAAGTACTGGATGGGGCAGCCCAACATGAGGTTGTCATACAGTAAGAGCAGCAATTTTGACAGTTACATCATCTCCACATTATCGACACCGACAGTCTATTACTTTAACATGCTGTACAGTTAACTGGTTATCAAAGACACTGTCAGACATACTGTCTGTTAGTGTTAACGGTAGTTATTCAACTGTAACTAGCTGCACCTCGATTGTTGTAGTTTTGGCTAACTTCACAAAATTTATCGTACACGTTTCGGGACATAATGAGTCATTTTTTCGACAGTAACTTACTGTTCAAACACCGAACTAAACGAACACGTCTCGTCAGCTCAGTCCCAATATTTAtctaagctaacattagctgctacCTTAGCTGTAAGTTATCAGTTGAGGAAACGTTAGCGAGCTAATCAAGCTAGCTTGGCAGAGTTGAGGAAGTTCCAACGCAAATGATACATAATTACGTGTTACCTGACTTTATTGGAGCCCCGTTGCTTTCAGGTGATGTTGAACGACTGTCATTGAAGCTTCCGTGTCAAATTCACATGGAAGGCGGCTCTAGAAGCTGTCATCGGGAAAACTTGGCTGCAGCTAGCtgtttccttcctctctctgtttatgtGCCACGTCTCTTCCGCTTCTGCGTCTTCTTCGTGGGTTTTTGTAACAAACCGACTACTGCACTCTGCTGCCACCTACCGAGCGGGAGTCATTGACTGTATAGACGTCCATGTTAACGATGTTTTTCAATTAGATATTTAACACTATGATTTTTATACAACTACAAAAAATATTGAACTCTATCTGACATACGACGTAGCCTACCATATGTGGGCTACAATGCAGACAGCAGTCTTTCTGTCAATTAGAGGACAGAATTAGAGGCCTATAACTtaccaggggcgtaaatatagacactGGGGCCTGTAAGGTGGAGGGCCaagagagagtgggccctccaacaataTTCTGGAATGGAGAATGGGCCCTCATGAGTGAATGTCACCCTGAAAATATGCCTGTGCTCAAAGAAGAACtaatcaaattaaaaacagtgccgTTTGGTatatatgtcctcaaaaaggcaaaatcatctcatgtttatttttttctttatttgtacaACAGTCAGCAGCATCTCATACAAAATAATATGCTCATTCTATAACTGTAAATCAACATTCTAtaaatcgactattaaaattgTTGAattaaattcatcatttctcaattacttgttttctttggtattttttgtcagatacagatatgcaatgatgattgctgggtaatatgtatgttgatgttatccaATGTTAAGTCTCTGACCATGTGACGAGACAATATGTGCACAATAGCGTGCATGAGGGCCATCACAAGGGTCATCTACGCATCCACTAGGGCCCATCATAACGACCTTACACCAGTGGCATACTACAATATTTTGGGTGGATGTTCAACATTatataagaagaaaaaacagacaaacaatttAATCATAGgataaagacatttttatgtgttttgaaagatgttttgtgtttgtttgtgcatttAATTCTATTGCGAATATTCCACATTCACAAAAAGAGATCATATTtaggacctttttttttattatcaagaacTACAGCACAATGGCACCACAATGGGAAGCCTTAAGAATAAAAAGGCAAttaattatgtgtttgtttgtgtattttactgtacatactgtgttgtattattgaattgaattgctCCATGCTCAGTAATCTTACACTTGCTGTTTTAATTCTAAAAGCCTAGCAGGGACAGGGGTTGCAAATTAGCCACGGCTAGAAACCTGTGTGTTGCATCTACTTCGTATTTTACATATGAGGCAATGTCTTATGCTTGTGTCCTTgtcaaataaacaagtaaataaatacgGCCAACTTGGTAAGAAGGTAAGGTCATTTCTTCTGtcattgctcattgccttcttcccatgtttacAAAGAaaccaagccaatttgctcaggtttcaaagggttaacatACCTTTATTTCTTTGATcaagaaattattttttaaaaatctaggcaagtcggggcgtcggtggcttagtggtggagcaggcgccccatgtacaaggctgttgccgcagcggcctgggttcgaatccagcctgtggccctttgctgcatgtcactccctctctctctcctcccttcacgcttgtctgtcctatcaaataaaggctaaaaatgcccaaaaaaatatcttaaaaaaaaaaaaatctaggcAAGTAGGAGACAAGTTTGCCCTATACTGTGAACATTTGCACATCTCTTTATCAAGATTTTTGCCAATCTTGACATGCACAAACAGTATTTGTTAGCCTATATCAATTTTCAAAGTAagttttccatgtttttcttaAAATTGTTATATTCTGTATTTACATTCTCAACTTTTGAGGTATATTGCTTTGATTTTTAGTTCCTCTTAATATGTTATTGTGGGCACCAAACACCAAGGCAAATTCCTTGtaagtgaaaacctacttggcagTAAACCTTATCCTGACACTGATTGCACTTCATTAGTTTTTTCCTCTCAAGTTAACCGCTAAGTCAGTGTGTGTCACTTCATATTGTCGGCTACTGGAGGAGgctctgctttattttacatgCACAGGTGCTTAATAGCATCCAAACTGTCTGTGCACGACATACAGTGACACCGTGAGTTATATGAATGaacattacatttaaaataaaatactaacaGGTAGCCGATTTACAAGGAATTATTCATGATCCACACCATATGTCTCTCTTGAAACAGATTCTCACAACATGAGTCTAGTCGACGCTATATATGATTTATGCACATTTAAATGTGCATTACTGTGCGTCTCACAATCCTTTTACttatataattaaatt from Epinephelus lanceolatus isolate andai-2023 chromosome 11, ASM4190304v1, whole genome shotgun sequence includes these protein-coding regions:
- the zfpl1 gene encoding zinc finger protein-like 1; its protein translation is MGLCKCPKRKVTNLFCFEHRVNVCEHCLVSNHNKCIVQSYLQWLQDSDYNPNCTLCNTPLNAQDTVRLVCYDVFHWSCLNNLASRLPLHTAPAGYQCPTCQGPVFPPSNLASPIADVLKEQLSSVNWARAGLGLPLIEEPIGGLEETTAHDVTDYTDWSTFDAQEQSNIYPSHSYNTSLSPPPNSVSPPAQEDLGGPRKNGDPKLQEHTVVNFTNATACDTVTLHAASSPRKIYDTRDGGHSSVTQIDFDDDKYRRRPTLSWFAQILKNRTGGKRTSLSWKQRVFMLLLVGVLGFFTLIIIMAKLGRASAGSDPNLDPLLNPNIRVGKN